The Actinomycetota bacterium genome includes a window with the following:
- a CDS encoding integration host factor, producing MYPPKLTPEQRKEGLEKALKLRRERAELKKNLKRGKISLKEVLEMSGQTAERIKAKDILTSLPGVGKITADKIMNEVKIAASRRVKGLGVRQTKEILSRFS from the coding sequence ATGTATCCTCCAAAATTAACACCAGAGCAAAGGAAAGAAGGTCTTGAAAAAGCACTTAAACTGAGAAGAGAGAGAGCTGAGTTGAAGAAAAATTTAAAGAGAGGAAAAATTAGTCTTAAGGAAGTTCTAGAGATGAGTGGACAAACAGCTGAAAGAATAAAAGCAAAAGATATTTTAACATCATTACCTGGGGTTGGAAAAATAACAGCTGATAAGATAATGAACGAAGTCAAAATAGCAGCCTCTCGTAGAGTTAAAGGATTAGGAGTAAGACAGACAAAGGAGATTCTTTCTCGCTTTAGTTAG
- the gmk gene encoding guanylate kinase, whose translation MNTVKKHPIGISQSEPEKVKNIKKLGKLIVISGPSGAGKTTLIRKVMQKIPTLTFSVSATTRAIREGEIESVDYFFVSPEEFNDLIRNDAFIEWAKVHGNLYGTLKKQVKELREKRKNVILDIDEQGANQIKKKKIPALFIYILPPSLEELEKRLKERDTERIREMTRRLQSAKEQITSKGFYDHVIINDDIKKVVKKLKIIIEGYIEK comes from the coding sequence TTGAATACTGTAAAAAAACATCCAATTGGTATAAGCCAAAGTGAACCTGAGAAAGTAAAAAATATAAAGAAACTTGGCAAGTTAATTGTTATATCAGGTCCATCAGGAGCAGGTAAAACTACTCTGATTAGAAAAGTCATGCAAAAAATTCCCACTCTAACCTTCTCTGTTTCAGCTACTACAAGAGCTATAAGAGAAGGTGAGATAGAGAGCGTTGACTACTTCTTTGTGTCTCCAGAAGAATTTAATGATTTAATAAGAAATGATGCATTTATTGAGTGGGCTAAGGTTCATGGAAATCTATATGGTACGTTAAAAAAACAGGTAAAAGAACTTAGAGAAAAAAGAAAAAATGTAATACTCGATATAGATGAACAAGGAGCTAATCAGATTAAAAAGAAAAAAATTCCTGCTCTCTTCATATATATACTTCCCCCATCACTTGAAGAATTAGAAAAAAGGCTCAAAGAAAGGGATACTGAACGTATAAGAGAGATGACCAGAAGATTACAATCTGCAAAAGAACAGATTACCTCAAAAGGTTTTTATGATCATGTTATTATAAATGATGATATCAAAAAAGTTGTAAAAAAATTAAAAATAATTATAGAAGGTTATATTGAAAAATAA
- the rpoZ gene encoding DNA-directed RNA polymerase subunit omega, whose translation MLKNKKLGNKFIDKLKNKVENRYILSIIAAKRARHIQSYINAQKYMRKTKYPKPLIETNSTNPLTIAFKEIANGKISYKKPEEKE comes from the coding sequence ATATTGAAAAATAAAAAATTGGGTAATAAATTTATCGATAAATTAAAAAATAAAGTTGAAAATAGGTATATATTGTCAATAATTGCTGCTAAAAGAGCAAGGCATATACAATCTTATATAAATGCTCAAAAATATATGAGAAAAACAAAGTACCCCAAACCATTAATAGAGACTAATTCAACAAATCCTCTAACTATAGCATTTAAAGAAATTGCTAATGGAAAAATCTCATATAAAAAACCTGAGGAGAAAGAATAA